A single genomic interval of Anser cygnoides isolate HZ-2024a breed goose chromosome 7, Taihu_goose_T2T_genome, whole genome shotgun sequence harbors:
- the TMEM72 gene encoding transmembrane protein 72 isoform X2: MLPKPHPPPLPIINHPQASNPSKRGGKGQVSAALEAELTGSQRWQLALPREAPWRCLVLRKGHPAPCTGGSACSWVPHTAGGLRRELLPGRHRRLHLPTMRHEAFWSALEYACRLLGISTAAVLIGVGVETLQRGQFKSLAFYLLYEPDSLAHACWKQARRPGSFQKFLGYTLLSVACFLHPVLVWHVTIPGSMLVLTALAYFLLSKRRKSPEHKEAHPQAGQYVDPTATTAASTIAGDTEQTYTFHGAQREQHRSLLGHMKSILKGSKDRSLPPAAPAQPEAPPVPRKQVHFQEKVVQIIPSVSESLDDMESEAEETTSDTAPILTPPDAPVVLTPLSSTGLF, encoded by the exons ATGCTCCCAAAgccgcaccccccccccttaccaATCATTAATCATCCCCAGGCCAGCAACCCCAGCAAGCGAGGAGGAAAAGGCCAAGTGTCCGCAGCCCTGGAAGCAGAGCTGACCGGTTCCCAGCGGTGGCAGCTTGCTCTCCCCCGGGAGGCCCCGTGGAGGTGCCTGGTCCTTCGCAAAGGTCACCCTGCCCCGTGCACGGgaggctctgcctgcagctgggtgccGCACACGGCAGGAGGTCTGAGGAGGGAGCTTCTGCCTGGCCGGCATCGCCGCCTTCATCTTCCCACCATGCGGCACGAGGCGTTTTGGAGTGCCCTGGAGTACGCCTGCCGATTGCTGGGCATCTCCACCGCAGCAG TGCTGATCGGCGTGGGGGTAGAAACTCTGCAACGAGGGCAGTTCAAAAGCCTGGCTTTCTATCTGCT ATATGAGCCCGACTCCCTGGCACACGCCTGCTGGAAGCAAGCTAGGCGCCCGGGGAGCTTCCAGAAATTCCTGGGGTACACACTGCTCTCGGTGGCTTGCTTCCTGCATCCCGTCCTCGTCTGGCACGTCACCATACCCG GCTCCATGCTGGTGCTCACCGCCCTGGCCTACTTCCTGCTGAGCAAGAGGAGAAAGAGCCCAGAGCACAAAGAGGCACATCCCCAGGCGGGCCAATATGTGGATCCTACAGCCACCACAGCAGCCTCGACCATCGCTGGTGACACTGAGCAGACATACACGTTTCACGGAGCCCAGAGGGAGCAGCACCGCTCGCTGCTGGGACACATGAAGAGCATCCTGAAGGGCAGCAAGGACAGGAgcctgccaccagcagcccctgcccaacCAGAGGCCCCGCCAGTTCCTCGCAAGCAAGTGCACTTCCAGGAGAAGGTGGTGCAGATCATCCCCTCTGTCAGTGAGAGCCTGGATGACATGGAGAGCGAGGCTGAGGAGACCACATCAGACACAGCACCTATCCTCACCCCTCCTGATGCCCCTGTTGTCCTCACTCCCCTCAGCTCCACAGGCCTGTTTTGA
- the TMEM72 gene encoding transmembrane protein 72 isoform X1: MLPKPHPPPLPIINHPQASNPSKRGGKGQVSAALEAELTGSQRWQLALPREAPWRCLVLRKGHPAPCTGGSACSWVPHTAGGLRRELLPGRHRRLHLPTMRHEAFWSALEYACRLLGISTAAVLIGVGVETLQRGQFKSLAFYLLFSGIAVTVCEGFFFISLFLEMCFTYEPDSLAHACWKQARRPGSFQKFLGYTLLSVACFLHPVLVWHVTIPGSMLVLTALAYFLLSKRRKSPEHKEAHPQAGQYVDPTATTAASTIAGDTEQTYTFHGAQREQHRSLLGHMKSILKGSKDRSLPPAAPAQPEAPPVPRKQVHFQEKVVQIIPSVSESLDDMESEAEETTSDTAPILTPPDAPVVLTPLSSTGLF; encoded by the exons ATGCTCCCAAAgccgcaccccccccccttaccaATCATTAATCATCCCCAGGCCAGCAACCCCAGCAAGCGAGGAGGAAAAGGCCAAGTGTCCGCAGCCCTGGAAGCAGAGCTGACCGGTTCCCAGCGGTGGCAGCTTGCTCTCCCCCGGGAGGCCCCGTGGAGGTGCCTGGTCCTTCGCAAAGGTCACCCTGCCCCGTGCACGGgaggctctgcctgcagctgggtgccGCACACGGCAGGAGGTCTGAGGAGGGAGCTTCTGCCTGGCCGGCATCGCCGCCTTCATCTTCCCACCATGCGGCACGAGGCGTTTTGGAGTGCCCTGGAGTACGCCTGCCGATTGCTGGGCATCTCCACCGCAGCAG TGCTGATCGGCGTGGGGGTAGAAACTCTGCAACGAGGGCAGTTCAAAAGCCTGGCTTTCTATCTGCT TTTTTCAGGGATTGCAGTCACTGTCTGTGAAGGCTTCTTCTTTATCAGTTTGTTCCTGGAGATGTGTTTCAC ATATGAGCCCGACTCCCTGGCACACGCCTGCTGGAAGCAAGCTAGGCGCCCGGGGAGCTTCCAGAAATTCCTGGGGTACACACTGCTCTCGGTGGCTTGCTTCCTGCATCCCGTCCTCGTCTGGCACGTCACCATACCCG GCTCCATGCTGGTGCTCACCGCCCTGGCCTACTTCCTGCTGAGCAAGAGGAGAAAGAGCCCAGAGCACAAAGAGGCACATCCCCAGGCGGGCCAATATGTGGATCCTACAGCCACCACAGCAGCCTCGACCATCGCTGGTGACACTGAGCAGACATACACGTTTCACGGAGCCCAGAGGGAGCAGCACCGCTCGCTGCTGGGACACATGAAGAGCATCCTGAAGGGCAGCAAGGACAGGAgcctgccaccagcagcccctgcccaacCAGAGGCCCCGCCAGTTCCTCGCAAGCAAGTGCACTTCCAGGAGAAGGTGGTGCAGATCATCCCCTCTGTCAGTGAGAGCCTGGATGACATGGAGAGCGAGGCTGAGGAGACCACATCAGACACAGCACCTATCCTCACCCCTCCTGATGCCCCTGTTGTCCTCACTCCCCTCAGCTCCACAGGCCTGTTTTGA